tcttcttcttcttcttcttcttcttcttcttcttcttcttcttctttttctccctCCTGCCGTCGAGTTGCAGAAAGGAGGCGGGGCCGTAGGAgccgtaattttttttttatatgctgGGCaaaaaacgacgccgttttggacCCTGTTCATTTAAAAGAACAgggaccaaaacgacgtcgttttggagcctgctctttaaaaaaaaaaaaaaaaaaggccaaaacgacgccgttttggcctGTTCCTCTCATCCAGCCCCCTTTTCTGGCTTTCTCAACCCGAGACCACTGCCACTCTTTGCCCTAGCCTCTTCCATGCtcgagaagtgaagaagaaaaagaaaaagaagaagaaaaatagggagaaaataggagaaaaataaaggggaaaTAGTCACGTACCTTCCGGACCtcggtatttttcttttttcttcacttttctgcatttttttccattcttatctcataactctcattggtaattttttttttaaatataaatattatattttgagtttttgacatgaaaatttttacaaaataaaaataaataaataaaaagcactcATATACATATTTGTTGTTAATGTGATATTTGATAAtgtgatatgcatttttttttcaattttttttcttaatttaattataattattttattgtagagtatagataatttgtttacaagatggataatgagagtgaaactcaagtggactctagtgcaagtgaaagaagagatccGAGGTGGAAATATGGTCGTTTggttaatgaaaaagatttgaacaccatcatatgcattttttgtaataaagtaaccaaatgaggcatatatagacacaaacaacatcttgttggtggatatagaaatgctaaaaagtgtagaaaatgtccggaacatgttagagaagaaatggaagagtatatgagttccaagaaaaatcaaaaagagcaaatgaatatggggagcgaatatgttaatgaagatttgtttggtttggaagatgaagatattGGTGAGGAGATTAATAGTAGAACGAATGTCACCAACATTTCTAGTGGAGGTAGTAACCGAGGAGGAAGTAGTGGTAGGacgttttcttcaaaaaaaccaagacaaaaaGGTCCTATGGATCATTTTTTCACTCCTAATGCAGAGATGGTTGTTCAAAATCGAAGGAGTggaaaaatgaatcaaactaccatcaatgatgcctacaaaaaggaagcaagagaaagagcttgtatgctTATCACAAGATGGATGTATGAGGCTGCTATTCCATTTAATGCAGTCACATATCCGAGTTTCCAACCAATGATTGAGGCTATTGGCCAATATGGTGTGGGTATGAAGGGACCAACTTTTCATGAGGTAAGAGTTACTAACCTTAAGAAAGAATTGGCTCtcacaaaagatttgatgaaagatcATATGATAGAATAGGGGaaaaatggatgttcaattatgtcggATGGATGGACCGATAGGAAAGAGAGAACTTTGGTGaactttttggttaattgttcaaagggaaccatgttcatgcaatccattgatgcttcttcaatgattaagatgggagaaaagatgtttgagttaCTTGACAAATGGGTAGAGCAAGTTGGTGAGGAGAATGTTATTCAAGTTATAACAGATAATCACTCAAGTTAAGTGATGacaggtaataaatactatttcttgaatttttatttacttttaaaatttgaattatttatcttgagaacttatgtaaatttattatctacaaTTTCATATAGGGAGGTTGTTAGAATTAAAGCGCCCACATTTGTATTGGACACCATGTGCTGCACATTGCCTTGACTTGATGTTAGAAGATATTGGAAAGCTACCAAACATCAAGAGGACATTGGAGAGGGCTATATCACTAAATGGGTATATTTATAATCGCTCAGGGCTACTCAACATGATGAGGCGGTTTACTGGACAAAGGGAATTTCTTAGGCCTACTAAGACTCGGTTTGCAACTGCTTTCATCACATTATCGCGattgcatgaacaaaaaaacaatttgaggaAGATGTTTACAAGCTCAGATTGGTCAGAGAGTAAATAAGCAAAAGAGCAGAAGGGGAAAACTATAGCCAACACAGTTTtaatgccttcattttggaacACTATTGTGTTTTGCTTAAAGGTTTCAGGTCCCCTAGTTCGTGTGCTTCGTttggttgatggtgaaaaaaaaactcctatGGGATACATCTATGAGGTCATGAATAGAGCTAAGGATGCAATTGTGagaagttttaatggaaatgaagagaagtacaaagaaatcttcaacATCATTGATAAGAGGTGGGAGATTCAGCTTCATCGGCCTTTGCATGTAGTAGGGTACTTTTTGAACCCGGAATTCTTCTATGATAAGCCAAAAATAGAGCATGATGCCGAGATTATGAGTGATTTGTATAAATGCATCTTAAGGCTAACAAGAGACCctgctaagcaagaaaaagttGTGGCTGAAGTGAGTTTGTTCACAAATTCCCAAGGACTATTCGGGAATGAGTTAGTTGTTAGGACAAGAAAGACTAGAGCACCAGGTtagttttttagttttgtttatttaaatgattagattgtatttttgctaaaataggtgaattgtttcactaaattgttaatatctatattacAGCTAAATGGTGGGCTGCATATGGAGCTTCAGCTCCAAATTTGCAAAAGTTTGCAATGAAAGTCCTCAACTTAACATGCAGTGCATCAGGTTGTGAACGAAAttggagcatctttgaaaatgtgagtgaccaaatccaaaataattacaagtaatagtctaatagagtcttgaatgtaacttaaaagttaaaactttaaaatatatttatgagcttATGAATTTTTGCAGATTCATAGCAAGAGGAGAAATAGGTTAGATCATCAACGCTTGAATGATTTGGTGTACATCAAGTATAATCGAGCCTTGAAGAGAAGATACAATGAACGTAACACCATTGACccaatttccttgaaagatatagatgatagcaatgaatggttgatacggagaatggaagatgaggattctcatggaggtgcacaaaatgattttgtatttgatgatgacaaTTTGACATGGGGTGATGTTGCTAGAGCTGCTGGAGCTGAGAAGGCCAGGTTTGATACTAGAGCTAGAGCTAGAGCAAGCTCAAGCATAATACCACCAACAAGGAGGATAGCTTCAAGTTCTAGAACTTTGCCTTCTCATTCActaatagatgaagatgaagatgaagatggagacaTGGTTGATTCAGCAGATAAAGAAGATGGGGAAGGCTACAAATgtggtgatggaaatgatgatgatgatgattttgttgatttagaggaggagtgatgattgcttgttgtggacaaatttgtgatttaagtgttttttaataatgtttttgaattgtggacaaatttcatgttttggacctttaagtttggaaactttggatttggatatgtattaagcaattagcaatatggatttggatttgtttttatgcttggagttctttatttttatgttttttgtttattaaattgaagttttggatgatatttgatgatttatgtgtttaggacaaataaatggttgttaaatttgattatattatataaaaatatatatgtaaattagggtgtgcctcacttcactaaagctcGCGCCTTAGATGCGCCTTGTGCCTCAGGCTCCAGGACTACTTTGCGCCTTagtgcgccttgagccttttaaaactatggatgtaactaaaaaatattctaatattgtttgttgatgacactaattgaattattttgttattttagtgGTTGATGAAGTAGGAATAATGCTTTTACATGAAGGAGAATGGGTATGAGATGGAAATGCTTTCTATTTCGAATGAAGTAAAGGTAAAGGCATTGAGATCTCGAAAACTATATCATATAAAGAGTTATTAGGGGTCATCATATTCTGAAGCTAGATCCaacaaattgttttattttaatgaagTATGTATTCAATGCCAACATACCCACAAGTCCTATACAACTAATTGATGATGGGGATGTGAAATTCTTTATTGGTTTAAATTGTACAAATGGTAAGCTGCCTGTTCCATTGTGTATCACagttgaaaaaataattgataatcaCAATCAGAAATcaatttgaaattgttattcTGAATGTCATATGTCTTATGAGATTGATAAAGAATTGAATAGGGACTCAATGTTGATGCATAAAAGTAGACACATTCATTGTGATTCGGTTGAAACTCTTACTATTGATGGTGAAAATGGACCAAGATTTCAAAATGAGTCACTTGAAGGGTACAAAGTTCATGATTGGAACATGAATGAGACTGCAATTAATGAGGAGAATTATAGGATGAATACTAACCCTACTAATGATAAGCAAGTGACCCAAATTGGCTCATTCAGAACTGGTTCAGCTCAGAGTGCAGAAATCTTGACCATGATTGATATAAATGATGGTTTCATACATGACAATCCCACTATAATCGAAGATGTAGCAAATGAAAGACAAAACATGATGCAACAACCTATAGTTAGTGGAATTAGTGATGACCATCTAGAAGAGCACCAAATATACTCAAGTAAGAAAGAATTACAAAGGAAGTTGTATATGATGACCCTGAAAAGGAAGTTTGAgttcaaaacaactaaatccACTACTAAGTTATTGCTTattgaatgttttgataaagaatGCAAGTGGCGAGTTCGTGCTACCAAGTTGGGGATTTCCAAtatgtttcaaataatgaaattctaTTCAACACACACTTGTCGGTTAGATATGATGTCTTGTGACAATCGACATGTAAGTAGTTGGTTGATTGGTGAAAGTATAAGAGAAACATATCAAGGGTTTGGTTGTGAATTTCGACCAAAAGACATTGTAGTAGACATTCGAAAGTAGTATGGCGTTCAGATCAGTTATGATAAGGCGTGGAGAGCCAGAGAACTTGCTCTAGGTTCTATAAGGGTATCACCTAAGGAGTCTTATAACACTTTACCATCATATTGCTATGTTTTAGAGCAAAAAAATCTTGGTACCATTATCGATATAGTTATTGATTgtgataatcaattcaaatacttttttatgtCAATTGGTGCATCTCTTGTTGGGTTTCACACATCAATAAGGCCTGTGGTTGCAATTGATGGGacatttttgaaagcaaagtaCTTAGGGACTTTATTTATTGCAACGTGTAAAGATGGCAACAATCAGATATACCCTTTAGCCTTTGGGATTGGTGACTCGGAAAATGATGCCTTATGGGAGTGGTTTTTACAAAAATTGCATGATGCACTTGGAcacattgatgatttgtttgtgaTATCAGATTGACATGGTAGCATTGAGAAAGTAGTACATAAAGTATTTCCCCATGCGAGGCATGATGTCTGTACTTATCACGTTGGacaaaatttgaagacaaaGTTTAAGAATCTTGAAATTCATAAGTTGTTCCATGATGCTGCCCATGCTTATCGTgtttcaaagtttaattttatatttgggcaACTAGAGATGATTGACCGAAGAACAGCAAGATATTTGATGGATATAGGAGTTGATCGATGGGCACGTTCATATTCTaccagaaaaatatataatttcatGACGACATGGATCGTTGAAAGCCTTAATGCTGTGTTGAAAAATGCTAGAGATCTTCCGATTTTGCAATTGGTTGAAGAATTGAAAAActtacttcaaaaatggtttgtgactcATCAACAACAAGCAATGCCAATGTCAACTGAACTTACCCGGTGGGCTGATGGAGAACTTCATTCGAGGTATAATATGTCAGCAACATATCTAGTGGAACCTATCAACTCCAAGGAGTGTAATGTTAACTATGCTGGCATTAGTGCTCAAGTGAATTTAGACACTCGTTCATGCACATGTCGACAATTTGATCTTGATCATATTCCATGTACACATGCTATTGCTGCTTGTAGATTTTACAACATTTCATGTTACACTTTGTGCTCCAAGTATTTTACTACTAAAGCATTGTTATCTTCATATTCAAAGTGTATTTATCCAACTGGAAATGAAATAGATTGGGTAGTACCTAATCATATTCATGACAAAGTTGTGTTACCACCTAAAACGAGACGCCCAACAAGAAGACCAAGGAAAGTAAGAATTCCTTCTAGTGGAGAGGGCAAGCGCACATCTCGTTGTAGTCGATGTGGTCAATATGGGCATAATCGGAAAACATGCAAATGACCAATCCCTTGATATCATGATAACTTTGGAACTCTATGAACTTAtatggaatgaaaattgtaatagtgagcttttttgtttttttggtaccCATGTGAATGGAAATGTAAGTTACTTTTTTGTATAAGGTGATAGGATAAGCACAGAGATGAATATTGTAATAATGATCCCCTTTTTTTGCATACCCATAGAAATAGAGTTACTTTTGTACATATATGTTATGATGAGTTATgtataaagtatgaatgaaaattgcATATTTATTCTCAAATTATGGACTTAACTGTTCTCACGTTTATTGATAAGGAACTGGATAATAGTTAAGTTCAAGTTTTGTCTGAAGACTgtagacttaactaccttcaagtttgtacataaaacaacttgacaatggTTAAATTCAGGTTTTGTCTAAAAACTGTTGACTTAACTGCCTTCAAGTtggtacataaaacaacttgacaatagttaagttcagatTTTGTCTAAAGACtatggacttaactaccttcaagtttatacataaaacaacttgacaatagttaagttcaggttttgtttaaagactgtgaacttaactaccttcaagttggtacataaaacaacttgacaatagttaagttcaggttttgtctaaaAACTGTGGACTTAACTATCTTCAAGTttatacataaaacaacttgacaatagttaagttcagatTTTGTTTAAAGACTATGAACTTAACTACCTTtaagtttgtacataaaacaacttgacaataggtaagttcaggttttgtctgaagactgtggacttaactaccttcaagtttgttcataaaacaacttgacaatagttaagttcaggttaaAATGGCAATTGTAGACACAACTTCCTATGAGTCTATAGAAGATCAACTTGATACCTGTTAAGTCcagattaaatatgttattctgGAATAGACTTCGACTTAATATCTGTCAGGTTTGTTCATGGttaacttgatagtagttaagttcaggtgttCTATTAAGACtatggacttaactaccttcaagtttgtacacaTAACAACTTGACAACAGTCAAGTTTAGTTTAAAAGGTCAATTGTATACATAACTATCAAACaacattcatcaaaatatccaaGTATATATATCAAGTTGTCCAACTACATTTATCAAAATGTCTAACTACATATATGAAGCTATCCAATTACATATAACAAACCATCCAACTACattatcaaaatgtgaaatatcaa
The sequence above is drawn from the Vitis riparia cultivar Riparia Gloire de Montpellier isolate 1030 unplaced genomic scaffold, EGFV_Vit.rip_1.0 scaffold658_pilon_pilon, whole genome shotgun sequence genome and encodes:
- the LOC117910228 gene encoding uncharacterized protein LOC117910228, whose amino-acid sequence is MDKSNDVLKGAPRLGATRRHPPAPRLKGGDAPITKAPLKRARREAVARVASEGPTRWMYEAAIPFNAVTYPSFQPMIEAIGQYGVGMKGPTFHEGKNGCSIMSDGWTDRKERTLVNFLVNCSKGTMFMQSIDASSMIKMGEKMFELLDKWVEQVGEENVIQVITDNHSTKEQKGKTIANTVLMPSFWNTIVFCLKVSGPLVRVLRLVDGEKKTPMGYIYEVMNRAKDAIVRSFNGNEEKYKEIFNIIDKRWEIQLHRPLHVVGYFLNPEFFYDKPKIEHDAEIMSDLYKCILRLTRDPAKQEKVVAEVSLFTNSQGLFGNELVVRTRKTRAPG